A stretch of the Nitrospirota bacterium genome encodes the following:
- the era gene encoding GTPase Era, whose product MGREENTKPREGPSGEKAPEAFRSGYVSISGRPNVGKSTFLNTVLGQKVSIVTPKPQTTRNRIIGVKSLPHAQIVFVDTPGLHVPAHPLGGYMVREARQAIKDVDVVLFMVEPRPPARAEEAVLRELARERKPVLLLINKVDTVKKPKLLPVIDQYRRLYDFPHILPISALTGEGIDDVLRAVVEALPAGPRYYPDDLVTDRLERFMVAEIIREKVMEITQEEVPHSVAVEVSQWSEAAGGVHIGANIFVEKDGQKGIIIGKRGERLKRIGTSARAEIEDLLDAHVFLELFVKVKKQWRTKKSFLAEMGYE is encoded by the coding sequence ATGGGTAGAGAAGAAAACACGAAACCCCGTGAGGGGCCTTCGGGCGAAAAGGCCCCCGAGGCCTTCCGTTCGGGCTACGTCTCCATAAGCGGCAGGCCCAACGTGGGGAAGTCCACCTTCCTGAACACCGTCCTGGGGCAGAAGGTCTCCATCGTCACCCCCAAGCCCCAGACCACCCGCAACCGGATTATCGGCGTAAAGAGCCTTCCCCACGCCCAGATCGTCTTTGTGGACACGCCCGGCCTCCATGTCCCTGCGCACCCCCTGGGGGGGTACATGGTGCGGGAGGCCCGCCAGGCGATAAAGGACGTGGACGTCGTGCTCTTCATGGTCGAGCCCCGCCCGCCCGCCCGGGCCGAGGAGGCCGTCCTCAGGGAGCTCGCCAGGGAGAGAAAGCCCGTTCTTCTTCTGATCAACAAGGTGGACACGGTGAAAAAGCCCAAGCTCCTCCCGGTCATCGACCAGTACCGGAGGCTTTACGACTTCCCCCACATCCTTCCCATAAGCGCCCTCACGGGCGAGGGCATCGATGATGTCCTCCGCGCCGTGGTGGAGGCGCTTCCCGCCGGACCCAGGTATTACCCCGACGACCTCGTCACCGACAGGCTGGAGCGCTTCATGGTGGCCGAGATAATTCGCGAGAAGGTCATGGAGATTACCCAGGAGGAAGTGCCCCACTCGGTGGCGGTGGAGGTGAGCCAGTGGAGCGAGGCGGCAGGCGGGGTCCACATCGGCGCGAACATTTTTGTTGAAAAAGACGGGCAAAAGGGTATTATAATAGGGAAACGGGGCGAGCGGCTGAAGCGCATCGGGACCAGCGCCAGGGCCGAGATTGAGGACCTTCTTGATGCGCATGTGTTTCTGGAGCTGTTCGTCAAGGTCAAGAAACAGTGGCGCACCAAGAAATCCTTCTTAGCCGAAATGGGGTATGAGTGA
- a CDS encoding zinc ribbon domain-containing protein, with protein MPQYDYECKKCGKRFTLIRSVKEHEAKKRVRCPECKSQSVRPVYAGFTAITSKKS; from the coding sequence ATGCCCCAGTACGACTACGAGTGCAAGAAATGCGGAAAAAGGTTCACCCTGATACGGAGCGTCAAGGAGCACGAAGCGAAGAAGCGCGTCCGTTGCCCCGAGTGCAAGTCCCAAAGCGTACGGCCCGTTTACGCGGGCTTCACGGCCATAACGTCGAAGAAGTCCTGA